From the Sebastes fasciatus isolate fSebFas1 chromosome 9, fSebFas1.pri, whole genome shotgun sequence genome, the window ctcgggccctaattatattgaataatatgatttaatttaTATGAAATCATCCTCTTGGCACCACTCtttgaaacaaagagaaaatgatAGCACATTAATGTAGTCTCAAAGATAAGTCTCATTAAATATACtgaactatcaatttggaactttgattaataattaaattaatagctATAAcaaaaatagatagtaaaggttgaaggatattagagttcttgacatagcagcggttggcattattcactcttgtacaacattaaacagaccagcatgtataattcacaaacatttatttacaagataataaaggtttgaaacacaatattaatctaactaaataactaaactaaacaaaccaaacacagtgtgtgagcatgtgtgtgagaCTGAGAGAGACAGGGACAAAGACAAGATGGCTACCTGTCTTGCATGGCCTACAGACAATATGGCgaacactgtaaaactacaaaaatggccagatcaaagatggccgccaacatgttaccacatggcctctttgttctcctgagcacatgtgctcaggaaggacaaAGGGAGGGGGCTGATGTGGGGGTTGAGATTATCTgaatgtgtatgtttatgtttaaaactaattcacagtttatgtatgtgatcttaatgtgtgtcggataatgcagtgggttagaaaagatggttagtttgcatgtgTGGGACCCACAGTAATGTTAGACATAGTGATGGACATTGGACACACCCCATTCTCATTCACATGTATAatttatgtattgttttatttttaatctgatatatgtgtatgtgcactAGGAGCTAATGTTTTGGTAGGTTAATCTGTGTTTATAAAGAGTAAAACTCAAACAGGCACTTTGGCCAGGTAAGGGGTCCTTTGGGTGAGATGCAGGAGCGCGTATGCGTCATTCAGCAGACGTATCGGCAGTATGTAGCCGCGCAATgctaatgtgctgtgtttctgtgtttccaggtgAGCTAAAGTGGTTAAAGGATGTATAAAAGTAGCGACACAGATGTATAAAGAATGTGTATGAATAACGGACCAGTGGTAATGCAAACATGAGATTTATATCGGAGTTTTGAAAGTTACAAGGATGTTGTGTGAAATAGTGCTAGCCGTTTGCTAATGAGGACATTCGTAGTGTAACCAACAGGGGCCTGCTAGGATATAAGTTGTGAGTGTGCAGAATGTTGTCAGGGTTAATGTGTTTTGAAGATTATACAGGAAGCAGACATTTTATGTTGTAGGGATTCTACTTattaggttttggttattagcaaattaattaataaataataatagaattattaatattaataaagattatcaataaacatcaataataaacggggcaccaccctggaatcagggaccaatgaccaaaacgttaatatagtctcattatatatgctaaactatcaatttggaacgttgattaataattaaattaaacaattaCAATTtactaaacaatgtctgaaaaaagtgaaaaaaaaataaaaagtttgcaaaacgttggaaaaaaagtctaaacaatatctgaaaaaggtaaaaaaaaataaaataaaaaatgttgggaaaaaaaagtatgaaaaaatttctgtaaaaaaaaagtttggaaaatgtctgaaaaaaaaagtttggaaaaagtttgaaaaaaagtctaaacaagtCTAAACAATATCAGACTTTTTCCCcctaacatttttcaaaaatgttttcagacatttttcagacttttattttttacagacatttttgcTACCTCGGGGTCTCCCACCAGCTGGacagaaaacctccaaagggacaaagggaggcgtccaggaagATCCGGATCAGATGTTGGACCGGCGGCTCTAATAGGATATCTGAGCTCCTCTCCCGGTCTCTGAGGACCACCAGGTGAGGGTTTAAACCAGCTTCAGCTCCCTCTGAACCACAACAGTCCAGTACCACGCCCGACCCGCCTCATGATGTCATGCTCCATTAACCCAATAGAGTATTGCAATAAACTGATTTCACCCACACACTTCTGTGATCGATTATTAATACtgttattgattcattttctcacaacagactaatagattaaaatattaatgGTTTCCCTTCTACTTCAGACAGTTAAACTTGAATAAACTCTGTCTTAccttcacagactggaggactATTGACGTGTCCAACAGTCTCCACCGTCACACACAAAGGTTTTGGACTTGGTTTCATTTTTTAACAATGGTTGGCGACCAGCGTTTCAGGAACATAACTACCGCTAAGTGactgtaagataagataatataaaCCTCTACGGGAAATTGGGtttgttgcagcagcacaaggaAATAAGCTCAGATAAATAGAGaaagcaaaagaaagaaataacaaCCTGCTGGCCTCCAGTCTGCAGCTGCAGGGCTGTATGGAACTCATTTAATGGACCAGGTTTAGTGTAAAAACAGGATGTGTATTTTAGTCAGACTAATGCCCGTTAATACCCAATGTGAATGTATTTTGTACATTGATGTTGAAACAAGAAAAGGAATATAGGCTACCAGTCACAAACGTTTATATGATACATATTGAGCTAATTGTTTGAGTCATGGAGAAGGGGCTGAACCATTAAACGTATACTtcttcctactccttttcggacgtaacatttatttatgttgattatttgtttactGGGTAAACGGTGGGTGTACCGGTGGTTATATAGGTAGGCAGGAAGataggaccagcatgcacctgggtgggcttatgttttttttaccagaacaaGAGCGGCAGTGACatccatgttttctttgtgcatCGTTTGCTGCTTTTTTGGATAATTAAATcatcagaaacacaaacattctGCGTGGACCATGGACTCTTTTGCCTGCGTAAACCACATTACCCATGGTGCATCAGTGGGCCTTTGATTTAAGGTTGATTTTTGCTACAAATGGCCACTAAACCATcacaaataaacatgttacagattaaagtctgaaccactagatgtcatgttgtgttcatgtttatatgtattacagACTCTGATGGTTCAAACTCACAGAGGTTGATTTCTTTTAATGATGGAGAGTGAAAAGTGAGCGGAGTTGTAGAAACACCCGTATATTTAATGTTCAGCAGCAACAGAACTGCCGTCACTGTGCAGGATGTTATAATTAGAGGTTTAGATCAATGACCTGCGACACGCCGTCACTCGTTGTGATGAATATGAAGATGATGATCTTCATGTTGAGACTGCTTCAGTCTGACAGGTTTCTGATGAGACAGCTGTGCTGCTGAGctgcagtgcatgctgggaaacgGAGGCTTCCTGTGAGGTTTGTAGATTCATGACTCAGCGTTATTTCAGTCTCTGAGCAGgtacaggaagtgacatcacatgtgtgagaagaagaagtgaacCGGCCGGTCCTGCAACAACAAACTGATATGTGGTCAGAGCGTCGCCGCCTCACAGGAAACACAGACGAGTCCTGACAGAGACAAGAGCAGAGTGCATGATGGGACTGAAGATGTTGCTGCTGCTCGGCTCGCTGCTCGCCGTTCTGGGtaaaacacttcctgtttcctttttGTTTAACTTGTTTTAATGTTTAGTTCAGTCAAGTCAGAACACATTAATCCAGTTTTTCTACTTCAACAGAGTCACACTGAACATGAGCCACAAACTGACTCACTGTTTAGTAAATCTAACACTAAAATTAGGTCTAAAGTTAGAAATGTAAAGTTTCCAGAAGTTGTTTGAAAagttaaaatgatttaagatgAATTTACGTTTGTACATCGATATGATCAGACAGCACGTTGTCTCATCAGTAGGATACACAATACTGTAATAATCAAACATCTTTACGTTGGTCTAACTGCATTTCTTTTCAGTTTCTTGACTTATTGtctctttattattataaattatttatttagacatttttcacacttttttcggacttttcttctgcgttttttcagacatttttttaaaactttttttcaaacttttttttaaaatattttttttaatcatttttcagacctttattttttatttatttttacatttttcagactttttttctggaaattttAAGCTAATAATCTTGAttgtttatatttagttttatttgcacTTTTTCTCACTTTGCTCTTCAGCTGCTGAACAACCAGTTCCCTCTGAATTAATAAAGTTTGGTTTTAGCTTCAAAAGAGAAACAAGCTTCTTTTTCATCAAATAATAAACCTGCAGTTATTTagtgatgataaataaaacactTCATCAGGAACAAGACGGAGAATATTGAGAAGACTTTAACTTCCTGTCAatggactaattgattaatagactaattgattaatagaCTAATGGTTTCAGCTGTACTTGTATAAACTGTTGGAGGTTAATTTATAACTAAACATCAGGTTTTATAAACTCTTCACATGTTTGGTGTGTAAGAGTCTGAATAGATAAATGCAGTGTAGTAGAAAGTACAATAATACTTCAGATTTGTACTGAAgttcagtacttgagtaaatgtactgtagACGTCCTGCAGACTGAAGAATCCATCAGAACAAACGTTATTGAAGCAAATCTAACTGGATCTATTTgatatcttttatatttaatCAGCTGCTTCTGTGACAATAAATACGATGAAACAAACAGCACCTtgttgaggtcaaaggtcagcagaggtgactgtcctcctcttcccttgCAGAGGTGAGGTTGGTGGCGAGCAGCCATCATGGCCGCTCCATGCCCGGGTCTCCCAGCAACGTCAGCAGGACGGACCCCGGCCTCTTGCTCGCCGTCCTCAGCGCTGCCGGCTTCTACAACAGGCAATCAAACGACGCCTTCCTCTTCAAGCCCTCCGCCATCGACAGAGCACAGCGGCAGGTAGGACGCAGGAAACACTTCATGTCTgggggggtcaaaggtcaattaTTTACCTTAAAATACCCTCACAGATTGATCATGAGGTTACATTCAGGCCTAAAACTGAAAGTTaaacaacattaacaacatGCCGCTTTCACAGTTTCTACATTAATCAGGAAACTCTGTAATGTACCCGTACTGATGATGTCATGAACGTACTTTGTACACTTTGTAACCTATCAAGAGATTTAAAGGATTTTTAACAGGTTAAAATCACTTAAATTAATCTATAACTTAAAGTGAAATCTGGAGTCAGCACTGTAATATCCATCTGTTCTATCTTATTATAATTATGTGTATTTAATGTAATTCTGTCCATCCTTGTTGAGTATGTGGAGGTAAAGGTCTGTGAGTGTCTTTGTGTACATATCATATAGgttattgtattttaatgtcACCCTAACCGATAGATTAAGGTCATTTTAAGATACACATTTGAATTTACTCGTCATGGTAAATGGGAAGTTATGAAGTTATGTTGGTGCAATGATTGAATGTTCACTAAAGGTGGAGCtgattttaatgactttataaataaaaatatatactcaAATACAGTACTAACATGAGGACGATCTAGTAGAGTAGTGAGTACTatgttgaggtacttgtactgtgTTTCAGCTGGTTAAGGGGCTCAAGTACATCGTAGATCTGGAGATCTCCAGAACCGTCTGCCGTAAACGAGACGACAACCACGACAACCTGTCCAACTGTGACCTTCAGCCTGAAGGTCGTCTGCACCAGGTGAGTCTCAACAGGAAGTAGAAGTCTGTTTGCTCTCCAGGCGAGTTCGATAAGACGAacgacttcctggagtctttttgtactgaataaacaaacaagatataatgtgttaattagagGGCAGGATATTTAGTTAAAGGActtttaaaaggactgtttgtaagaatcagaaattgcttgttaacagcgacacctgtggccgttaagtcaatgaaagtcagcgtcctgttgctcgggctcgcgctcgctctacatagacatgaacaatcatcgctcaacacagtgaggcgacacacgtcagctaaaaacacaatatcactctatatttcagctgcttggcagtaatgttagctgaccagacgaaggtctctccatgaatcactgctgatcctagtgttggcttttcctgcctcagcctcccgaccgcggccggagggaacaggggagacgccggagttttggtcggagacgataacgtttctcgctgcggagccccgtcacttcacaagacacgggaaacctctgttggtctggtggagctgtagcatttatttctgcacaaacgtcccctgaccgcggccaacacagTTTTcgagacgggcttcactagatataactttgcggttttggtgcttccgtgtagtttgtgttggagtctgagtctgaacagcgtagccacacacgagtgcacatgggacaccgacacgcaatgatttatacgtttaagaagttacaaacagtccctttaatgtgaaACTTGTACTTCCTGTTGTGTTTTCCAGACGTTTCAGTGCCACACTGAGGTCTGGGTGGTCCCCTGGCAGGGTCAGACCACGACTCTGAAGCTTAACTGTAAAACCAACCTCCATCATCTTCGCCTGTGATGCTGATGTTACATCCAcccgtctgctgctgctgctcctcctccttctcctcctcacctgtaaaaccaaaataaaatcaGCCTTTTGGATAGTGAAGTTTTGCagatttatttctatatttactGAGACACTCGGCGGCGTTCAGTGAAGGAGAAACAGTCGTGTCTTTAATCCTCGATGACGCCGCCTGCTGGTCAGAAGGATGTACATATTGTATCAAATCTGACAACAATTTGAATTTGTGACATTTgtttcaacataaaaaaaagttattatgcCACAGAAATGTTTAACATGCAACAAATCAGTATGTGAAGTCTGaaataattagaaaaaaatacttttactttaaaatgtCTATTTGTGTCTATTACTTGATAATGTCCAGTCTACCACAGACAttatttattctgaaatatttagtATGTAAATGAATGGTTTTCATTAAAACAGcagatttatttctgtttttatttaaaggaagCTGAAAAGCTGCAGAACAggttcaaacaaacacagatccAAATAAAGGAGAAGAGAGTTCAGAGAGATATCATCTAAAAATACACATCAAAACTAATGTGATGAAATAACACTGAAGCAGAAACAAAGGTTTGAGATgctaaaaacagaaaattaaaacatCTTAGTGCAAAACAACAGAGACTTAAACTACATTTGGCAGCTGGTCTCAACAGCTCAGACATGAAGAACGTCTTCAAACACAACAGATGTGATCATCATCGGCTGCTTTCAGGAACAGCAGCTGCTAACGGATCGTTATCTTGACTTAGTCATCTACACTAGTTATCTCGAGATAATCATCTCTTCTAATAATCAGGACTAAACTAAGGGGTCCACACTACGCTAGAAACAAGATGATTTTGGGCCTAATTCCTCCAGacgttctaaagattatctttccagatgtttctATGCTGTGAGGTATGTTCAGGGTGTTGTTTTACGAtcagatatcctgttgtgtcCACGGGAAAcaacaaatttaatttaataatttgttcATGTTCTGGTGTtgcggacatttttcagacttttgttctTCCTTTCTTCCgtcttttttctgacttttatcggacaattttcagacttttctgcctttattatgcttttttttttaaaggtcccatatcgtgttcattttcaggttcatacttgtattttgtgtttctactagaacatgttcacatgctgcaatgttaaaaaaaaactattttcctcatactgtcagccttaatatgcctgtattcaccctctgtctgaaacgctctgttttagcgcatttcaacagaattgcgacgaaattgcaacagaattgcgttgctaggcaacagcttgggtccatgtgtacttcttgtcagctgatgacattcacatacactgcaaccaggaaataaactgggacacatttagaatgtttacgtttaaatctgtgtaaagggtctaaatattgtatatttgtgacatcacaaatggacagaaatcctgacgtattttttcaaattcaga encodes:
- the LOC141774504 gene encoding cystatin-F-like, with product MMGLKMLLLLGSLLAVLEVRLVASSHHGRSMPGSPSNVSRTDPGLLLAVLSAAGFYNRQSNDAFLFKPSAIDRAQRQLVKGLKYIVDLEISRTVCRKRDDNHDNLSNCDLQPEGRLHQTFQCHTEVWVVPWQGQTTTLKLNCKTNLHHLRL